A stretch of DNA from Synechococcus sp. PROS-9-1:
AGGACGATTTGAAGCCCAACCCCTGCCAGGAGCCCTTACGGAAACCTATGGATGCGGCGACAGCTTTGCGGCTGGCGTGACGGCTGGACTCGCTGCTGGATGGTCCACCACTGACGCCATCAAGCTTGGGGCCCAGTGTGGTGCGACCTGTGCAACCCACTTCGGTCCCTACGCCTGAGCACAAAAACACTGAATAAAAACAGTGGTGGGCTGACCAGAGTGATGGAGCTCGATTCCGTTCTTACTGAGCCATCACAACAAAAAAGCCCCCACCTTTCGGCGGGAGCTTTCTAGTTCAGTTGATCTGAACTTTGGATGATTTCCAGATCAACCGATTGCAGGTGCCTGAAGAGCCACAGGTGTGGACTCAGCAGCAGCCAGGTCGAGAGGGAAGTTATGAGCGTTGCGCTCGTGCATCACTTCCATGCCAAGTCCAGCTCTGTTAAGAACATCGGCCCAGGTGTTCAGGACGCGGCCCTGACCATCAAGGATCGACTGGTTGAAGTTGAAGCCGTTCAAGTTGAAGGCCATGGTTGACACGCCAAGAGCGGTGAACCAGATGCCGACAACAGGCCAGGCTGCAAGGAAGAAGTGAAGGCTACGGCTGTTGTTGAAGGAGGCGTATTGGAAGATCAGGCGACCGAAGTAGCCGTGAGCAGCCACGATGTTGTACGTCTCTTCTTCTTGGCCGAACTTATAGCCGTAGTTCTGGGACTCGGTCTCGGTTGTTTCACGAACCAAGGAGGAGGTCACCAATGAACCGTGCATGGCGGAGAACAGTGAACCACCGAAGACACCAGCCACTCCAAGCATGTGGAAGGGGTGCATCAGGATGTTGTGCTCAGCCTGGAAGACCAACATGTAGTTGAAGGTTCCAGAGATGCCCAAAGGCATGGCGTCAGAGAACGAACCCTGACCGAAGGGGTAGACCAGGAACACTGCAGATGCAGCAGCAACAGGTGCGCTGTATGCAACACAGATCCAAGGGCGCATGCCCAAGCGGTAGGAAAGTTCCCACTCACGTCCCATATAGGCGTAGATGCCGATCAGGAAGTGGAAAACAACCAGTTGGAAAGGACCGCCGTTGTAGAGCCACTCGTCGAGTGAGGCAGCTTCCCAGATTGGGTAGAAGTGCAAGCCAATAGCGTTGCTGGAAGGAACAACAGCACCAGAGATGATGTTGTTGCCATACATCAGTGAACCTGCAACAGGCTCGCGGATGCCGTCGATATCAACCGGAGGTGCGGCGATAAAAGCAACGATGAAGCAAGTGGTAGCGGCAAGCAGTGTGGGGATCATCAGAACACCGAACCAACCGACATAAAGACGGTTGTTGGTGGAGGTGACCCACTCACAGAACTGCTGCCAGCCGTTAGCGCCGGAGCGCTGCTGGATGGTGGTAGTCATGAGAACGGAAAAGAGCCTTTGGGATGAATCCCGGTGGCGAATAAGGAAGGTCGGTTAACCCGACACAGGCAATGTAACGGAAGATTGCGCTGCTAACACGATCTCCGCCGTGAGCCCTCCTGATCCCAACGATTAGCTCAGCTGATCATTGGCCTTATTGCTGGCGCTAATAGCATTAAGAGGATGCAAACAAGTCGACGCTTATTTCTGAAGCTGTTAGCAACCACGGCAGTGAGTCGGGGCTTGATTCATGCCGTTCAAGCAGCGTCCAACCCAAAAACGTTTGAATCAACGGCCCTCTCAGAGCGAGGAGATCTTCGCCTGGCCTTGATCAGTGATCTCAACGGACCTTATGGGTCAACCCGATACAGCCCAAGCGTGGCAACAGGACTTGATCTGCTGTCTGAACTGAAACCAGATCTGGTGCTTTGCGCAGGGGACATGGTGGCCGGCCAGAAGATCAGCCTGACGGATTCTCAACTTGAAGCGATGTGGAGCAGCTTCCAATCCACGATTCTCAATCCCCTCCTTCAGCAAGGGATTGGAATAATCCCAACCATGGGCAATCACGACGCATCCAGTCAAACAACGGCCTCTCGGTACGTTTTTGCAAGAGAACGCCATCAGGCAAAGACCTTTTGGGAACGTCAGAAGAACCGGCTTGGGCTCGAGTTCATCGACGCGAAGCACTATCCCTTCCAGTTCAGCGTTAAACAACCTGGCTTGTTCATAGTCGTGATTGATGCCTCTTCCGCCAATGTTGATCGAGGTCAACGGCGCTGGCTTGAGCAAGCACTTGCCTCAGAGTCCAGATCTCCAGACGATTGCTGTGTGGTGATGGGACATCTCCCACTGACCGCCATCAGTGTTGGTCGAGATCGTGCCGGCGAGTGCATCGCAGACGCCATGCACCTCACCGATTTAATGCAACGTCATCAGGTAGACCTCTATCTCTCAGGACATCACCATGCCTGGTATCCGGGCGAACTCAAGGGACAGCGCCTGCTCAGTCTTGGTGCCATGGGAAACGGACCTCGTCGGTTACTAGGAACGCAACGCACATCTGATCCGAGCCTCACACTGCTTGATCTTTTTCAAGCCACAAAGGCTGTTCGTGAAACCACATTCAGCTTGAAAACATTGAAGACCATCAGCCTTGACTCCCTACCAAAGCAGTTGAGCGCAAAATCGTTTCCAAGCTTGAATCGGCGAAACACCAACTGGTCCTATGGCTCCTAAAGACGCTCCCTGACGTGAACACATTGCATCTTCTTGAAGTTCTCACTGAGCCATCACAACAAAAAAGCCCCCACCTTTCGGCGGGAGCTTTCTAGTTCAGTTGATCTGAACTTTGGATGATTTCCAGATCAACCGATTGCAGGTGCCTGAAGAGCCACAGGTGTGGACTCAACAGTTGCCAGGTCGAGAGGGAAGTTATGAGCGTTGCGCTCGTGCATCACTTCCATGCCGAGACCGGCACGGTTCACCAAGTCAGCCCAGGTGTTCAGGACGCGGCCCTGACTATCAAGGATCGACTGGTTGAAGTTGAAGCCGTTCAAGTTGAAGGCCATGGTTGACACGCCCATGGACGTAAACCAAATGCCAACAACAGGCCAAGCTCCCAACAAGAAGTGAAGGCTACGGCTGTTGTTGAAGGAGGCGTATTGGAAGATCAGGCGACCGAAGTAGCCGTGAGCAGCCACGATGTTGTACGTCTCTTCTTCTTGGCCGAACTTATAGCCGTAGTTGTGCGACTCATTCTCGGTTGTTTCACGAACCAAGGAGGAGGTCACCAATGAACCATGCATGGCGGAGAACAGTGAACCACCGAAGACACCAGCCACTCCAAGCATGTGGAAGGGGTGCATCAGGATGTTGTGCTCAGCCTGGAACACCAACATGAAGTTGAAGGTTCCAGAGATGCCCAAAGGCATGCCATCAGAGAACGAACCCTGACCGAAGGGGTAGACCAGGAAAACAGCCATGGCTGCAGACAGCGGAGCGCTGTATGCAACACAGATCCAAGGGCGCATGCCCAAGCGGTAGGAGAGTTCCCACTGACGGCCCATATAGGCCGAAATGCCGATCAGGAAGTGGAACACAACCAGCTGATAGGTGCCGCCGTTGTAGAGCCACTCGTCGAGTGAGGCAGCATCCCAGATTGGGTAGAAGTGCAAGCCAATGGCGTTGCTGGAAGGAACAACAGCACCAGAGATGATGTTGTTGCCATAAAGCAAGGAGCCAGCGACAGGCTCGCGGATGCCGTCGATATCAACCGGAGGGGCGGCGATGAAAGCGACGATGAAGCAAGTGGTCGCGGCAAGCAGACAAGGGATCATCAGCACACCGAACCAACCGATATAAATACGGTTGTTGGTATCTGTGACCCACTGACAAAAACTTTGCCAGCTGCTTAAGCGACCGCTACGAACGGCAGTTGCCATGAGATGAAAATAAGAACGGGATCGATCAATCCATCCTCAAAAGAGGGCAAATGATCGTGCTCAGGATGATGAACAGGCCTCCACAATTCAAGAGAAACAAACGGATCTCATCATCTCGACAACATTTTTCATGACAACTTCATGAACCATTCATGAAGTTATGTCAAGCGCCGGCGTATCTCTGAGTCTTCAGCCAATCCCGGGCCTGATCGGCAAAACCGGGAAGATTCAATCGTTCACGCTCCGCCGCCTTCGCCACCAACAGTGGGGCCTGTCGCTTGAGATCGTCGAGATCAGGCTGGGCCACTCCGGCATTGAGGGCCATCCAATCAGCCATTGACGCTCCCACAACCCGCGTGAGATAGGCAGCGCTCAGGCCTTGGAGCATCCCTGCAGCCAACCAGGTACCACCGTCAAGTTTTGCCATGCCAAGCAACGCTTGACCACTCCACTCCACAACCCCCTGCCCAAGGGCTGCGGTCCCCAATTGGCGCGCCACCACCTGCAACACCTCAGAGCTCCAGGAACACCCCCAGATTTGAGCCATTTCCTTCACCATCAAACCGTTCACCACAGCCACAGCAAGTAGATCAACGCTTGGAACAGGGGAGGCAATCACCACACCCGCCACAATCCACTGACTCCGTTGAAGCAGGGAGCGGAATCGCTCACGACGCAGCTGCTCTAGCTCTGCTTGCCAGCGGCGATGAAGCGAGGTCAACAAGCGTTGCTTGGTGATCTCGCGGCTCCGAGAAGGCTGAGCGAAATGCCGTCGTACAGGAAGCAAGCCCCGCCGCAGATCAGCGGACTCTCCGCTCCAGAACAACAATCGATCGCACCATGGCTTGGGTAACTGACAGCTCAAGGCTTCCTGTCGTGCTTCGCGCGAGTCTTGGACAGCATCCTTGATGAGCAACCACGCAGGACGATCAGTTGGCAACTGTTCCAGCCGTAAAAGATCAGCTGCCCTGAGAGGCATTGGAAGTCCGTACAAGATCACATCAAGCTGCTCAAGCTCCTGAGGCCAGCTCCAGGCATCAGAAACGACTGGCAACGGCTTGGCAATGCACAGCTCAAGTGAATTGGCTCCCTCCAAAGCGGTGTGAAGGTCTGAACTGCTCGGATGGGTCCCGCCCTCACTAATGACCACACCCACACTGAGAGGTGCATGTTGAGCTTTCAACAGCTCAAGCTCCTGTTCGCGAGGACGACGCAAACCATCGAGACCTAACGACAGCTCCAGCTCAGTGAACTGCGCCAGCACCGTCTCACAACGACGGATCCAACCTGGGATTGAGGACGGCTCTGAAAATTGAGCAGGCCGAGCAGGACGGGACACCCACCAGATGCCAGCCCCCAAGACGAGGAAGCCTGCGCCTCCACCGGGAAGGTGAACAAGGTCACTGAACAGCCAACTCCCAAATGCCAGGGTCCCTCCAGCCAAAGCAAGCTTCCCTGCGATGGATGGAATCAGCTTGATGGTGCTGATTGATGGAACCGGCATCAGCACAACAAATCCATAACTTGAGGCTTTCTTAGCTCAACCTGTCTAGTCAGGACCAGCAATTGCGCATGTATGAAAACTGGCAGCGCCCACTCCGTCCACACAACGAGACCTAAGAGCGAAGTATTTATATGGTAAGGAGACCTGTGCCTGACATCGATGGCCCGCGATCGTCGCCATGAGGTCAAACGGGTCCTAATGGTGGCCCTCACCATCAACGTGGCCATGACGTTGCTGAAGATGTTGGTGGGACTGGCAAGTGGGTCACTGGCAGTGGTTGCTGACGCGATGCACAGCGCAACCGACGCCCTTTCAAGCTTGACGGGACTGATCACCAATGGGCTCTCGGATCCCAAGCCAGACCGTGATCATCCCTACGGCCATCACAAATACGAAGGGATTGGAGCTCTTGCGGTCGCCGGCTTCATCTTCTTCACAGCAATCGAAATCCTGATCACCTCAAGCGAAAGACTCGCTGAGGGGTTGCCTGAACTGCGAATTAATGAAACGGAGCTTTTGCTTCTGCTCCTGGTGCTCGTCTTCAATCTTTTGCTCGCCAGCTACGAGCGACGTGAGGGGCGCCGATTAAACAGTCCTCTGCTTCTAGCCGATGCTCATCACACCACCAGTGACATCTGGACCACCGTGATCGTGCTCGTGGGTCTGACAGGGGCCTGGCTGCTCAAGATCAGCTGGCTGGACGTCGCGCTTGCCATGCCCCTTGCCGTGCTTCTGATTCGTGTCTGCTGGCAGGTTTTACGCGACAACCTCCCCTGGCTTGTTGATCACATTGCGATTGCACCCGAAGCCATCAACGAGCAGGCGTTGGCTGTACCCGGAGTCGTCAATTGCCACGACATCGCCAGCAGAGGGATCCTGGGCCAACAGGTCTTCATCGACATGCACATGGTGGTGGATGTCGATGATC
This window harbors:
- a CDS encoding YcjF family protein → MPVPSISTIKLIPSIAGKLALAGGTLAFGSWLFSDLVHLPGGGAGFLVLGAGIWWVSRPARPAQFSEPSSIPGWIRRCETVLAQFTELELSLGLDGLRRPREQELELLKAQHAPLSVGVVISEGGTHPSSSDLHTALEGANSLELCIAKPLPVVSDAWSWPQELEQLDVILYGLPMPLRAADLLRLEQLPTDRPAWLLIKDAVQDSREARQEALSCQLPKPWCDRLLFWSGESADLRRGLLPVRRHFAQPSRSREITKQRLLTSLHRRWQAELEQLRRERFRSLLQRSQWIVAGVVIASPVPSVDLLAVAVVNGLMVKEMAQIWGCSWSSEVLQVVARQLGTAALGQGVVEWSGQALLGMAKLDGGTWLAAGMLQGLSAAYLTRVVGASMADWMALNAGVAQPDLDDLKRQAPLLVAKAAERERLNLPGFADQARDWLKTQRYAGA
- the psbA gene encoding photosystem II q(b) protein produces the protein MATAVRSGRLSSWQSFCQWVTDTNNRIYIGWFGVLMIPCLLAATTCFIVAFIAAPPVDIDGIREPVAGSLLYGNNIISGAVVPSSNAIGLHFYPIWDAASLDEWLYNGGTYQLVVFHFLIGISAYMGRQWELSYRLGMRPWICVAYSAPLSAAMAVFLVYPFGQGSFSDGMPLGISGTFNFMLVFQAEHNILMHPFHMLGVAGVFGGSLFSAMHGSLVTSSLVRETTENESHNYGYKFGQEEETYNIVAAHGYFGRLIFQYASFNNSRSLHFLLGAWPVVGIWFTSMGVSTMAFNLNGFNFNQSILDSQGRVLNTWADLVNRAGLGMEVMHERNAHNFPLDLATVESTPVALQAPAIG
- the psbA gene encoding photosystem II q(b) protein; this translates as MTTTIQQRSGANGWQQFCEWVTSTNNRLYVGWFGVLMIPTLLAATTCFIVAFIAAPPVDIDGIREPVAGSLMYGNNIISGAVVPSSNAIGLHFYPIWEAASLDEWLYNGGPFQLVVFHFLIGIYAYMGREWELSYRLGMRPWICVAYSAPVAAASAVFLVYPFGQGSFSDAMPLGISGTFNYMLVFQAEHNILMHPFHMLGVAGVFGGSLFSAMHGSLVTSSLVRETTETESQNYGYKFGQEEETYNIVAAHGYFGRLIFQYASFNNSRSLHFFLAAWPVVGIWFTALGVSTMAFNLNGFNFNQSILDGQGRVLNTWADVLNRAGLGMEVMHERNAHNFPLDLAAAESTPVALQAPAIG
- a CDS encoding cation diffusion facilitator family transporter; protein product: MARDRRHEVKRVLMVALTINVAMTLLKMLVGLASGSLAVVADAMHSATDALSSLTGLITNGLSDPKPDRDHPYGHHKYEGIGALAVAGFIFFTAIEILITSSERLAEGLPELRINETELLLLLLVLVFNLLLASYERREGRRLNSPLLLADAHHTTSDIWTTVIVLVGLTGAWLLKISWLDVALAMPLAVLLIRVCWQVLRDNLPWLVDHIAIAPEAINEQALAVPGVVNCHDIASRGILGQQVFIDMHMVVDVDDLIAAHQITERVEERLEARFGPVRCTIHLEPRDYAEQVITFRGTHG
- a CDS encoding metallophosphoesterase; protein product: MQTSRRLFLKLLATTAVSRGLIHAVQAASNPKTFESTALSERGDLRLALISDLNGPYGSTRYSPSVATGLDLLSELKPDLVLCAGDMVAGQKISLTDSQLEAMWSSFQSTILNPLLQQGIGIIPTMGNHDASSQTTASRYVFARERHQAKTFWERQKNRLGLEFIDAKHYPFQFSVKQPGLFIVVIDASSANVDRGQRRWLEQALASESRSPDDCCVVMGHLPLTAISVGRDRAGECIADAMHLTDLMQRHQVDLYLSGHHHAWYPGELKGQRLLSLGAMGNGPRRLLGTQRTSDPSLTLLDLFQATKAVRETTFSLKTLKTISLDSLPKQLSAKSFPSLNRRNTNWSYGS